The following are encoded together in the Methanosarcina flavescens genome:
- a CDS encoding A24 family peptidase C-terminal domain-containing protein — protein MIEILKILFSMPFLLYSCYSDLESRMVSNKVWKYMLTAGSIFIFYELFTVGISYLMQLVFSGVIVFTVVYILFQFGAFGGGDAKGLIVLSILFPTYPVFKISGEIYPLLGLPPVGLFTFTVLGNALLLTTIVPLGMFCYNLLHFSPEMVKKPLYMFIGYRTEISSLKNKKHLGLLEKFELDETGSLKRRLARTGLNFDADQKPELEEYLKKGLIGRDIWVTPGLPFMLSITAGFITAVIFGDLIFYTVIHFITG, from the coding sequence ATGATAGAAATCCTCAAAATTCTCTTCAGCATGCCTTTTTTGCTGTATTCATGTTATTCCGACCTTGAATCCCGCATGGTCTCAAATAAGGTCTGGAAATACATGCTTACAGCAGGCTCGATATTTATATTCTATGAGCTTTTTACCGTGGGGATTTCATATCTTATGCAGCTTGTTTTTTCAGGAGTCATTGTTTTTACTGTCGTTTATATTCTTTTCCAGTTCGGGGCTTTCGGAGGCGGGGATGCGAAGGGGCTGATAGTGCTTTCCATCCTTTTTCCGACCTACCCAGTTTTTAAGATCTCAGGAGAAATATATCCCCTTCTCGGGCTTCCGCCTGTGGGGCTTTTTACTTTTACGGTGCTTGGGAATGCTCTCCTGCTGACGACAATTGTCCCGCTAGGAATGTTCTGCTACAATCTCCTGCATTTCTCGCCCGAAATGGTCAAAAAACCGCTTTATATGTTCATAGGCTACAGGACTGAGATCTCTTCCCTGAAAAATAAGAAACATCTTGGCTTGCTTGAAAAATTTGAGCTTGACGAAACCGGAAGTCTCAAAAGAAGGCTCGCCCGTACAGGACTTAATTTCGATGCAGACCAGAAGCCTGAACTTGAAGAATACCTGAAAAAAGGGTTGATTGGGAGAGATATCTGGGTTACTCCAGGTCTGCCGTTCATGCTTTCAATTACAGCGGGCTTTATAACCGCTGTTATTTTTGGAGATTTAATCTTTTATACGGTTATACACTTTATAACAGGTTAA